One Candidatus Limnocylindria bacterium DNA segment encodes these proteins:
- a CDS encoding response regulator transcription factor encodes MRYRTVTMIEQRPSAASAPAHTGARVMIVEDDRDIAMLLSSILAEEGYATHVVTDSRQAVETFERVHPDVITLDVMMPSLDGISLCLELRRNTDVPILFISAKKEPPDRVVGLRVGADDYIGKPFDNDELLARIEALLRRSQMSHDGAGAKQMRFGRFVIDNGSVQAIAGDRQVQLTPTEFKLLRTLAGEPGRVFTRDDLLTGVWGYEPGSDTRLVDVHVGRLRKKLEDATVTEVAIETARGFGYRLVDASRGR; translated from the coding sequence ATGCGATACAGGACCGTCACGATGATCGAGCAGCGTCCCTCCGCCGCCTCGGCACCCGCACACACCGGCGCGCGCGTGATGATCGTTGAGGACGACCGGGACATCGCGATGCTCCTTTCGAGCATCCTCGCGGAAGAGGGCTACGCGACTCACGTCGTGACCGACTCGCGACAGGCGGTCGAGACCTTCGAGCGCGTTCACCCGGACGTCATCACACTCGACGTGATGATGCCGAGCCTTGACGGCATCAGCCTCTGTCTCGAACTCAGGCGGAACACCGATGTCCCGATCCTGTTCATCAGCGCCAAGAAAGAGCCGCCCGATCGGGTGGTCGGCCTGCGCGTCGGCGCCGACGATTACATCGGCAAGCCGTTCGACAACGACGAGCTGCTCGCGCGCATCGAGGCGCTGCTCCGCCGGTCGCAGATGTCGCATGACGGCGCTGGCGCGAAGCAGATGCGCTTCGGTCGCTTCGTGATCGACAACGGCAGCGTCCAGGCCATCGCCGGCGACCGGCAGGTGCAGCTCACACCGACAGAGTTCAAGCTCCTGCGCACACTGGCGGGGGAGCCCGGCCGCGTGTTCACCCGAGACGATCTCCTCACGGGCGTGTGGGGGTACGAGCCGGGCAGCGACACGCGCCTCGTCGACGTCCACGTCGGCCGCCTCCGCAAGAAGCTTGAAGACGCGACCGTGACCGAGGTCGCGATCGAGACCGCGCGAGGATTCGGCTACCGCTTGGTGGACGCCTCCCGAGGACGCTGA